The sequence below is a genomic window from Chitinophagaceae bacterium.
CGGCGGGATTACCGGAATTGAAAGCATAAAAAAAACTGAACCAAAGGAAATCATGAATGACGACCCGGCCGGCCTGATTTAAATATATCAGTGCTCAAAATGAATAGGATAACTTTTACTGTTCAGGCAATAATAAACAAACAGGTTAAACAGTCATACTTTTAATTTTTCAATCCGGATTTATTTGAGAAAGCCTACCGCAATATCACTACTTGTTTTCCTGGTTTTGGCAACCACCACTTCTATTGTCTATTCCTGGGGATTTTGGGGGCATCAACGCATCAACCGTATTGCTGTGTTTACGTTACCTCCGCAAATGCTTGCACTTTACAAAGCGAATATTGAATACATCACCAGCCATGCTGTTGATCCTGATAAGAGACGTTACAGCAATCCGGATGAAGCACCAAGACATTATATTGACCTTGACAGGTATGGAAGTTATCCTCACGACAGTTTGCCGCGTCGATGGGACGATGCAGTAGCTAAATACAGCGAGGATTCGCTTAAGAAACATGGCATTGTTCCATGGTATGTTCCGTTAATGCTTTATCGTTTGACAGATGCTTTTAAGGAGAAAGACAAATACAGAATCCTTCATTATTCAGCCGATATCGGACATTACATTGCGGATGCGCATGTGCCGCTGCATTGCACTCATAATTACAATGGACAACTTACCAATCAGACAGGTATTCATGGATTCTGGGAATCGCGTATTCCTGAGTTGTTTGGTGAAAACTATGATTTTTTTGTGGGGAAAGCGGAATACATTTCGCATCCATCTGAATATATTTGGAACGTAGTTTTGAAAAGCAGTTTGG
It includes:
- a CDS encoding S1/P1 Nuclease; protein product: MSLLVFLVLATTTSIVYSWGFWGHQRINRIAVFTLPPQMLALYKANIEYITSHAVDPDKRRYSNPDEAPRHYIDLDRYGSYPHDSLPRRWDDAVAKYSEDSLKKHGIVPWYVPLMLYRLTDAFKEKDKYRILHYSADIGHYIADAHVPLHCTHNYNGQLTNQTGIHGFWESRIPELFGENYDFFVGKAEYISHPSEYIWNVVLKSSLEVDSVLSMEKELSEQFTPDRKYAFEQRGETVVRTYSKEYSAAYQQKLNNMEERKMRAAIIAVGSFWYTAWVNAGKPDLSELNDGTVSPEEQLEIEAMDRAWRDGKIYGREE